The sequence TCCCAGGCAGTGAAGGAATTGGGAGTACCCCTGAGTATTGTGTCTTCTCTATCGACATGTACCCTAACGCCACCGAACTCTGGATAACCCGCCGCCAACTCGCCCCCGTATGCATATGCCATTAATTGATGACCAAGGCATATGCCCAGAATAGGGCCGGGGAATTCAAGGATGTAGTTAATAGCGTTTCCTGTCTTTGGTAGGTCCCCTGGTATGTTCCATGGACCACCACTGATTATGAGACACTTGAAGGATTGCCTAATCCTATCAACTGGTTCATTCGGGTCTAGGAAGCTACCCCTGAACCCCAGCTCAAGCACGCGCCTAAGTATTAGGTGGTTGTATTGTCCGCCGAAATCAAGAATTCCAACCGCCACATTGATGCGGAGCGGGAATTATTTAAATACTTTATTATTAGGACCAGCACGTTAACGGCATATTTATGGGCTCTTTATTTAATGAGTTAATTAAATAAATTAAACAATTCATTAAATGGAAATCCCGTGCTTGGTACGCAAAAGATTTTTAAATGTTTCATTTCTCGATGGAATAATGGAGACCAAACAGGGTGTATTCCTTAGGGAGTCCACGGGTTTAGTCAAGGAGGCTGGTTTTTGGGATGCTGTTTCAATAAATATTGCTAACATGTCCATAGGAGCT is a genomic window of Vulcanisaeta souniana JCM 11219 containing:
- a CDS encoding GMP synthase subunit A, which gives rise to MAVGILDFGGQYNHLILRRVLELGFRGSFLDPNEPVDRIRQSFKCLIISGGPWNIPGDLPKTGNAINYILEFPGPILGICLGHQLMAYAYGGELAAGYPEFGGVRVHVDREDTILRGTPNSFTAWESHNISVVKPPRGFEILAHSEKVPIEAMSNEALKRFGVQFHPEVRHTEHGLVIMRNFLELCR